The genomic DNA AGCAAGGCACTGCCCACCGGCGCCAGGATCGAGATCCGGCCTTCGTCGGCATTGGCGTCCTGTGGATAAACCAACGTCAGGTGATAGTCCTTGCCGCTGCTTTCTTCGCGGCAGTGCACGCGTGAGTTCATGGTCACGACATCGGCAGGCACTTCTTCGTGGCCCACCACGTTCTCGGCGCGATCCAGTTCGGTTTGCAACGCGATCACGCCCGGCAGCGTTTCATCAAGACTGTCGATCAGGCGCTCCAGACGCTGTACGTCCAGGCGGGTAAGGGTGATGGAA from Pseudomonas beijingensis includes the following:
- the rnk gene encoding nucleoside diphosphate kinase regulator encodes the protein MTAPSITLTRLDVQRLERLIDSLDETLPGVIALQTELDRAENVVGHEEVPADVVTMNSRVHCREESSGKDYHLTLVYPQDANADEGRISILAPVGSALLGLKVGQHIDWPAPGGKTLKLTLLAVEYQPEAGGDFHL